One stretch of Oncorhynchus masou masou isolate Uvic2021 chromosome 9, UVic_Omas_1.1, whole genome shotgun sequence DNA includes these proteins:
- the LOC135545088 gene encoding LOW QUALITY PROTEIN: mucin-2-like (The sequence of the model RefSeq protein was modified relative to this genomic sequence to represent the inferred CDS: deleted 1 base in 1 codon; substituted 2 bases at 2 genomic stop codons), which produces MLLKQPQPQPQPPASALSPQPQPPASAPAPSLSPQPQPLGPRPQPQHPASAPSPSPSPSPCPWPQPQPQPQPQPQPQPEPQPQPQPQPHQHSQPQPLPQPPPQPQLQPQLQPQQQTPAPSPSPSPSPSPSPSPSPSTSPSTSPSSSPPSPSPSPSPSPSTSPSPSPSPSPSPSTSPSPSPSPSPSPSTSPSPSPSPSPSPSPSTSPSPSPSPSPSPSPSTSPSPSPSPSPSTSPSPSPSPSPSPSTSPSPSPSPSPSPSPSPSPSTSPSPSPSPSPSPSTSPSPSPSPSPSPSPSPSPSPSPSPSPSPSPSPSTSPSPSPSPSPSPSTSPSPSPSYSLSSSPSNKRQPHPSPFPSPSTSPSPSPSPSPSPSPSPSPSPSPSPSPSPSPSPSTSPSPSPSPSPSPSPSPSPSPSPSHPSPSPITSPSPSPSPSPSPSPSTSPSTSPSASPSPSSPSPSPSPSPSPSPSPSTSPSPSPSPSPSPSPSPSPSPSPSPSPSPSPSPSTSPSPSPSPSPSPSTSPSPSPSYSLSSSPSNKRQPHPSPSPSTSPSTSPSASPSPSPSPSPSPSPSPSPSPSTSPSPSTSPSPSPSPSPSPSPSPSPSTSPSPSPSPSPSPSPSPSTSPSPSPSPSPSPNPSPSPSPSPSTSPSPSTSTSPSTSPSPSPSPSPSTSPSPSPSPSPSTSPSPSPSPSPSPSTSPSPSPSPSPSPSPSPSPSTSPSPSPSPSPSPSTSPSPSPSPSPSPSPSPSPSPSPSPSPSTSPSPSPSPSPSPSTSPSPSYSLSSSPSNKRQPHPSPSPKPSPSPSPSPSTSPSTSPSASPSPSPSPSPSPSPSPSPSPRPSPSPSPSPSPSPSTSPSPSPSPSPSPSPSPSTSPSPSPSPSPSPSPSPSTSTSPSPSPSPSPSPNPSPSPSPSPSPSPSPSPSPSPSPSPSPSPSPSPSPSPSTSPSPSPSPSTSPSPIPSPSPSTSPSPSPSPSPSTSPSPSPSPSPSPSTSPSPSPSPSPSPSPSPIPSPSPSPSPSPSPSPSTSPSPSPSPSPSPSTSPSPSHSPSPSPSPSPSPSTSPSPSPSPSTSTSPSPSPSPSPSPSPSTSPSPSPSPSPSPSPSPSPSPSPSPCPSPSPSPSPSPSPSPSPSPSTSLSPSPSPSPSPSPSPSPSPSPSTSPSPSPSPSPSPSPSPSPSTSPSTSPSPSPRPSTSPSPIHRPSPSPSPSPSPRPSPSPSPSTSPSPSPSPSPSPSTSPSPSPSQPAPAPPQSQPPQPQTPVPAPAPAPAPAPAPAPVPAPVPPSPSPSPSPSPSPSPSPSPSPSPSPSTSPSPSTSTSPSPSPSPSPSPSPSTSPSPSPSPSPSTSPSPSPSPSPSPSTSPSPSPSPSPSPSPSPSPPAPVPAPAPPQPQPQSQPQPQPQPSPAPAPAPAPSPSPAPAPVPAPAQPQSTAPAPVPATAPAPAPAPSPAPVPAPSPPSPPSPPSPSPSPSPSPSPSPSPSPSPAPPQPQPSPSPSPSPSPSPSTSPSPSPSPCPSPSPPAVPAPVPAPAPPSPSPSPSPSPSPSPSPSPSPSPSPSPVPAPAPVPAPPQPQSQPQPSPSPQPQPQSPQPQPQPQPQPSPVPAPAQQPQPQPQQPQPQPSHSPSPSPSPAQPQHQPQPVPAQQPQPSPSQPQSQPQPQPQPQPAPAQPQPQPSPSHSHSPSPSPSPSPAPAPVPTATAPSPSPSPSQPQPQSQPQPQPQPQPQPQPQPQPHPQPQPQPPAPAPQPQPQPQQQQQPXPQPQSQAQPQPQPQPQPQPQPQPQSHPQPQPQPQPQPQPQPQPQPQAHPQTQPQPQQQPQPQPQPQPQPQPQPQPTDQPQPQPQPQPQPQPQPQPQPQPQPQPQPQPHPQTQPQPQKQPQPQPHPQTQPQPQPQPQPQPQPQPQPQPQPQPQPHPQTQPQPQQQPXPQHQSQAQPQPQPQPHPQTQPQPQPQQQPKPQPQSQAQPQPQPQPQPQPQTQPQSHPTQDKR; this is translated from the exons ATgcttctcaaacagccccagccccagccccagccaccagcctcagccctcagcccccagcctcagcccccagcctctgccccagcccccagcctcagcccccagcctcagcccctaGGCCCCAGGCCCCAGCCTCAGCACCCAGcctcagcccccagccccagccccagccccagcccctgcccctggccccagccccagccacagccccagcctcagcctcagcctcagcctgaGCCACAaccccagccacagccccagccccatcagCATTCTCAACCCCAGCCCCTGCCACAGCCCCCTcctcagccccagctacagcctcagctccagccccagcaaCAAACGCCAGCCCCA agccccagccccagccccagccctagtcccagtcccagccccagccccagcaccagccccagcaccagtcccagctccagccca cccagtcccagccccagccctagtcccagccccagcaccagtcccagccccagccccagccctagtcccagccccagcaccagccccagccccagccccagccctagtcccagccccagcaccagccccagccccagccctagtcccagccccagtcccagccccagcaccagccccagccccagtcccagccccagccctagtcccagccccagcaccagtcccagccccagccctagtcccagccccagcaccagtcccagccccagccccagccctagtcccagccccagcaccagtcccagccccagccctagtcccagccccagtcccagccctagtcccagccccagcaccagtcccagccccagccccagccctagtcccagccccagcaccagtcccagccccagccctagtcccagccctagtcccagccctagtcccagccccagccccagccccagtcccagccccagtcccagccccagtcccagcaccagtcccagccccagtcccagccccagccccagccccagcaccagtcccagccccagccccagctacagcctcagctccagccccagcaaCAAACGCCAGCCCCA ccccagcccctttcccagccccagcaccagtcccagccccagccctagtcccagccccagtcccagccccagtcccagccccagccccagccccagtcccagccccagtcccagccccagtcccagcaccagccccagtcccagccccagccccagccccagccccagtcccagccccagccccagccccagccccagcca ccccagccccagccccatcaccagccccagtcccagccccagccccagtcccagccccagccccagcaccagccccagcaccagccccagcgccagccccagtcccagc agccccagccccagccccagccccagccccagccccagtcccagccccagcaccagtcccagccccagccctagtcccagccctagtcccagccccagtcccagccccagccccagccccagtcccagccccagtcccagccccagtcccagcaccagtcccagccccagtcccagccccagccccagccccagcaccagtcccagccccagccccagctacagcctcagctccagccccagcaaCAAACGCCAGCCCCA ccccagtcccagccccagcaccagccccagcaccagccccagcgccagccccagtcccagccccagtcccagtcccagccccagtcccagtcccagccccagccccagcaccagccccagccccagcaccagccccagccccagtcccagtcccagtcccagccccagtcccagccccagccccagcaccagtcccagtcccagccctagtcccagtcccagtcccagtcccagccccagcaccagccccagccccagcccaagtcccagtcccagtcccaatcccagccccagccccagccctagtcccagcaccagtcccagccccagcaccagcaccagccccagcaccagtcccagccccagccctagtcccagccccagcaccagtcccagccccagccctagtcccagccccagcaccagtcccagccccagccccagccccagtcccagccccagcaccagtcccagccccagccctagtcccagccccagtcccagccctagtcccagccccagcaccagtcccagccccagccccagccctagtcccagccccagcaccagtcccagccccagccctagtcccagccctagtcccagccccagccccagtcccagccccagtcccagccccagtcccagcaccagtcccagtcccagccccagccccagccccagccccagcaccagtcccagccccagctacagcctcagctccagccccagcaaCAAACGCCAGCCCCA ccccagtcccagccccaagcccagccccagtcccagccccagccccagcaccagccccagcaccagccccagcgccagccccagccccagccccagtcccagtcccagccccagtcccagccccagccccagccccaggcccagccccagccccagtcccagtcccagccccagccccagcaccagccccagccccagccccagccccagtcccagccccagtcccagccccagcaccagtcccagtcccagccctagtcccagtcccagccccagtcccagccccagcaccagcaccagccccagccccagcccaagtcccagtcccagtcccaatcccagccccagccccagccccagccccagccccagtcccagtcccagccccagccccagccccagtcccagccccagccccagccccagccccagccctagtcccagccccagcaccagtcccagccccagccccagccccagcaccagtcccagccccatccctagtcccagccccagcaccagtcccagccccagccccagtcccagccccagcaccagtcccagccccagccccagccctagtcccagccccagcaccagtcccagccccagccctagtcccagccccagtcccagccctagtcccatccccagccccagccccagccccagccccagtcccagccccagtcccagcaccagtcccagtcccagccccagccccagccccagccccagcaccagtcccagccccagccacagccccagccccagccccagccccagtcccagccccagcaccagtcccagccccagccccagccccagcaccagtaccagccccagtcccagccccagtcccagccccagccccagtcccagcaccagtcccagccccagccccagtcccagccccagccccagccccagccccagccctagtcccagccccagtccctgccccagccccagccccagtcccagccccagccccagtcccagtcccagccccagtcccagcaccagtctcagccccagccccagccccagccccagccccagccccagtcccagtcccagccccagtcccagcaccagtcccagtcccagccccagtcccagccccagtcccagccctagtcccagccccagcaccagtcccagcaccagccccagccccagtcccagacccagcaccagccccagccccattcacagacccagtcccagccccagccccagccccagtcccagacccagtcccagccccagtcccagcaccagtcccagccccagtcccagccccagccccagccccagcaccagtcccagccccagccccagccagccagctccagcccca ccccagtcccagcccccccAGCCCCagaccccagtcccagccccagcaccagccccagcaccagccccagcgccagccccagtcccagccccagtccca cccagtcccagtcccagtcccagccccagccccagccccagccccagccccagccccagccctagtcccagccccagcaccagtcccagccccagcaccagcaccagccccagccccagtcccagccccagccccagtcccagccccagcaccagtcccagccccagtcctagtcccagccccagcaccagtcccagccccagccccagccctagtcccagccccagcaccagtcccagccccagccctagtcccagccccagtcccagccccagtcccagccccccagcaccagtcccagccccagcccca ccccagccccagccccagtcccagccccagccccagccccagcccagcccagccccagccccagccccagctcccagccccagcccagccccagccccagtcccagccccagcccagccccagtccacagccccagccccagtcccagccacagccccagccccagccccagccccatcaccagccccagtcccagccccaagCCCCCCCAGTCCCCCCAgcccccccagccccagccccagccccagccccagtcccagccccagccccagtcccagccccagcccagcccca ccccagccccagcccagccccagccccagtcccagtcccagccccagccccagcaccagtcccagccccagccccagcccttgtcccagccccagccccccagcagtcccagccccagtcccagccccagcacca cccagccccagccccagccccagtcccagccccagccccagtcccagccccagccccagccccagtcccagccccagcccagtcccagccccagccccagtcccagcccca ccccagccccagtcccagccccagcccagccccagcccacagccccagccccagtccccccagccccagccccagccccagccccagcccagcccagtcccagccccagcccagcagccccagccccagccccagcagccacagccccagcccagccacagccccagccccagccccagcccagcccagccccagcaccagccccagcCAGTCCCAGCCCAgcagccccagcccagccccagccagccccagtcccagccccagccacagccccagccacagccagccccagcccagccacagccccagcccagccccagccacagccacagccccagccccagccccagccccagcccagccccagccccagtccccacagccacagcccccagtcccagccccagccccagccagccccagccacagtcccagccacagccacagcctcagccccagcctcaaccccagccacagccccagccacA cccacagccacagccacagccaccagccccagccccacagccacagccacagccacagcaacagcaacagccatagccacagccccagtcacaggcccagccccagccccagccacagccccagccacagccccaACCACAGCCACAGTCCCATCCACAAccacagcctcagccccagccacagccccagccacagccacagccacaaccACAGGCCCATCCACAGACACAGCCTCAGCCACAGCAACAGccacagcctcagccccagccacagccacagccacagccacagccacagcccacagac cagccacagccacagccccagccccagccccagccacagccacagccacagccccagccccagccacagccacagccacagccacagcctcatccacagacacagccacagccacagaaacagccccagccacagccccatccacagacacagccacagccacagccccagccccagccccagccccagccacagccacagccacagccacagccacagccacagcctcatccacagacacagccacagccacagcaaCAGCCATAgccacagcaccagtcacaggcccagccccagccacagccacagccccatccacagacacagccacagccacagccacagcaaCAGCCAAagccacagccccagtcacaggcccagccccagccacagccacagccccagccacagccccaAACACAGCCACAGTCccatccaacacaggataaaagatGA